A genomic segment from Micromonospora echinaurantiaca encodes:
- a CDS encoding YchJ family protein: MPPPDARRTAAPDPAGPCPCGSGAAYVDCCGPLHRGAAAATTAEALMRSRFSAFALGDAGYLLRSWHSSTRPARLALDPGQRWLRLDVVDTDRGGLFDTTGTVEFRAHYRHGGRSGTLAERSRFVREDGRWVYLDALPE; encoded by the coding sequence ATGCCGCCACCTGACGCCCGCCGCACCGCCGCGCCCGACCCGGCCGGGCCGTGCCCGTGCGGCTCGGGTGCGGCGTACGTGGACTGCTGCGGCCCGCTGCACCGGGGTGCCGCGGCCGCGACGACCGCAGAGGCGCTGATGCGCTCCCGGTTCAGCGCGTTCGCCCTCGGCGACGCCGGCTACCTGCTGCGCAGCTGGCACTCCTCGACCCGGCCGGCCCGGCTGGCCCTCGACCCGGGCCAGCGCTGGCTCCGGCTCGACGTGGTCGACACCGACCGGGGCGGTCTCTTCGACACCACCGGCACCGTCGAGTTCCGGGCCCACTACCGGCACGGCGGGCGGTCGGGCACCCTGGCCGAGCGCAGCCGCTTCGTCCGCGAGGACGGCCGCTGGGTCTACCTCGACGCGCTGCCCGAGTGA
- a CDS encoding histone H1 protein produces MAARSTGGTSRATGGPHGGPLNRKAAAKKVAAATKRATGTSAAKTPGEKPTPTTARAARKKDTSATAAPTRRPRVSATAAKAPGTTAPAKAPGTKAAAKKAPAKKAAASRSRATTTAPAKKTTTRKTTMESYGTRRGARTTG; encoded by the coding sequence ATGGCGGCCAGATCCACCGGTGGTACCAGCAGGGCGACCGGCGGGCCCCACGGGGGCCCGCTGAACCGGAAGGCGGCGGCGAAGAAGGTCGCGGCGGCCACGAAGCGGGCGACCGGGACGAGCGCGGCCAAGACACCCGGCGAGAAGCCCACGCCGACCACGGCCCGCGCGGCGCGGAAGAAGGACACCTCGGCCACGGCCGCCCCCACCCGGCGACCCCGGGTGTCGGCGACCGCCGCGAAGGCGCCCGGCACGACGGCGCCGGCGAAGGCGCCCGGCACCAAGGCGGCGGCGAAGAAGGCGCCGGCGAAGAAGGCCGCGGCGAGCCGGTCCCGCGCGACGACGACGGCGCCGGCGAAGAAGACGACGACCAGGAAGACCACGATGGAGTCGTACGGCACCCGGCGCGGCGCCCGCACGACCGGCTGA
- a CDS encoding ArsR/SmtB family transcription factor: protein MDEVFRALADASRRRLLDDLNLRNGQSLRELCAGLAMTRQSVSKHLAVLEAANLVTTVRRGREKLHYLNPAPINAIADRWINRYDRQRVHALADLQTALERESMQSPTFVYTTYINTTPERLWAALTEPAFTRRYWGGVALKSDWQVGSPVLWQDAPDGEYRDLGQRVLAAEPYRLLSYSWHGFQPEHAAHFGWSEEELAARLGERRSTVTFEITPHGGAVRLTVVHDDFSPDSEMHRAVSGQLDGSGGWPELLASLKTLLETGEPLPEPVAEPAAPAS, encoded by the coding sequence GTGGACGAGGTGTTCCGGGCGCTGGCCGACGCCAGCCGCCGCCGGCTGCTCGACGACCTGAACCTGCGCAACGGGCAGAGCCTGCGCGAGCTGTGCGCCGGGCTGGCGATGACCCGGCAGTCGGTCAGCAAGCACCTGGCCGTGCTGGAGGCGGCCAACCTGGTGACCACCGTGCGCCGCGGCCGGGAGAAGCTGCACTACCTCAACCCGGCGCCGATCAACGCCATCGCCGACCGCTGGATCAACCGGTACGACCGGCAGCGGGTCCACGCGCTCGCCGACCTGCAGACAGCATTGGAGCGGGAGTCCATGCAGAGTCCGACGTTCGTCTACACGACCTACATCAACACCACCCCGGAGCGGCTCTGGGCCGCGCTCACCGAGCCGGCGTTCACCCGGCGCTACTGGGGTGGCGTGGCGCTGAAGTCCGACTGGCAGGTGGGCTCCCCCGTGCTGTGGCAGGACGCCCCGGACGGCGAGTACCGCGACCTCGGCCAGCGGGTGCTGGCCGCCGAGCCGTACCGGCTGCTCAGCTACAGCTGGCACGGCTTCCAACCGGAGCACGCGGCGCACTTCGGCTGGTCCGAGGAGGAGCTCGCCGCCCGCCTGGGCGAGCGCCGCTCCACGGTGACCTTCGAGATCACCCCGCACGGCGGGGCGGTCCGGCTGACCGTCGTGCACGACGATTTCTCCCCCGACAGCGAGATGCACCGGGCGGTCAGCGGGCAGCTCGACGGCAGCGGCGGCTGGCCGGAGCTGCTGGCCAGCCTGAAGACCCTGCTGGAGACGGGTGAGCCGCTGCCCGAGCCGGTAGCCGAGCCCGCCGCACCCGCTTCCTGA
- a CDS encoding MMPL family transporter, whose protein sequence is MVQSSSAPSAPPTTPPASRFERLAGWAHRHRWQALLAWLVTLIAVSVGAQLVGANYRNDVSLPGTESQRALDTLRERAPVAANTSVQLVLADPAGLERPATRDRVGQLLDRVRGLPSVAEARDPYADPGALSADRTVGYATVTLTGQAGDVPDEDVRRLVDTAQDAAGDGLRVEVGGDPVVAVEEGGGGPAEGIGLLAALVILVVLFGSVLAASLPIIIAVFAVGTAMGLVLLASHVATVADYTTPLMALVGLGVGIDYALLLFSRYRAELLAGANPEQAGRRAVDTAGRTVLFAGTTVILALLGLVVLGLGSLQGVAVAVAVTVAATMAAALVLLPALLGVMGGRIERTVRRRATRRRGDGSRWAAWSTLVQRHPWTATVVAVGALLALAVPVLDMRLGIADPGNGAPERTSRQAYDLLAEGFGPGFNGPLVVVVDATAAPGGNARAAAEAARPVLAGTAGVATVVPPVPTADDRVATMIVMPDAKPQDAHTQQLVDRLRTDVLPGLGGPGVSFLVGGTTAATVDFSTAVADRLPLFVLVVVGLSTLLLVLVFRSLLIPLKAALLNLLSVAASLGAITLVFQHGVLADALGVQPGPVEAFVPVLIFAIAFGLSMDYEIFLLARMHEHWEQHQDAPAAVRHGMATTGRIITAAAAIMVVVFGSFLFDPGRMLKQFGLGLAVAVLVDALVIRCLIVPAVMQLFGRRAWWLPAWLARRLPRLALEHR, encoded by the coding sequence ATGGTCCAGTCCAGTTCGGCGCCGAGCGCGCCCCCGACAACCCCACCCGCCAGCCGGTTCGAGCGACTGGCCGGCTGGGCCCACCGGCACCGGTGGCAGGCCCTGCTCGCCTGGTTGGTGACGCTGATCGCGGTCAGCGTCGGCGCGCAACTCGTCGGCGCGAACTACCGCAACGACGTCTCGCTGCCCGGCACGGAGTCGCAGCGGGCGCTGGACACGCTGCGCGAGCGGGCGCCGGTCGCGGCGAACACCAGCGTGCAGCTCGTGCTGGCCGACCCGGCCGGGCTGGAGCGACCGGCGACCCGGGACCGGGTGGGGCAGCTGCTCGACCGGGTACGCGGTCTGCCCTCGGTCGCCGAGGCCCGCGACCCGTACGCCGATCCCGGCGCCCTCTCCGCCGACCGGACGGTCGGCTACGCCACGGTGACCCTCACCGGGCAGGCCGGTGACGTGCCGGACGAGGACGTCCGGCGGCTGGTCGACACCGCTCAGGACGCCGCCGGCGACGGGCTGCGGGTGGAGGTCGGCGGCGACCCGGTGGTGGCCGTGGAGGAGGGCGGCGGCGGACCGGCGGAGGGCATCGGCCTGCTCGCGGCGTTGGTGATCCTCGTCGTGCTCTTCGGCTCGGTGCTCGCGGCCAGCCTGCCGATCATCATCGCGGTCTTCGCCGTCGGCACCGCGATGGGGCTGGTCCTGCTCGCCTCACACGTCGCGACGGTCGCCGACTACACCACCCCGCTGATGGCCCTGGTCGGCCTCGGCGTCGGCATCGACTACGCGCTGCTGCTCTTCTCCCGCTACCGCGCGGAACTGCTCGCCGGGGCGAACCCCGAGCAGGCCGGACGCCGGGCGGTGGACACCGCCGGCCGGACCGTGCTGTTCGCCGGCACCACGGTGATCCTGGCCCTGCTCGGCCTGGTGGTGCTCGGCCTGGGCTCGTTGCAGGGCGTGGCGGTCGCCGTGGCGGTGACCGTGGCGGCCACCATGGCCGCCGCGCTGGTCCTGCTGCCCGCGCTGCTCGGCGTGATGGGCGGCCGGATCGAGCGGACGGTACGCCGGCGGGCCACCCGCCGCCGCGGCGACGGGTCGCGCTGGGCGGCCTGGTCGACCCTGGTGCAGCGGCACCCGTGGACGGCCACCGTGGTAGCGGTCGGTGCCCTGCTGGCGCTGGCCGTGCCGGTGCTCGACATGCGGCTGGGCATCGCCGACCCGGGCAACGGCGCGCCGGAGCGCACCAGCCGGCAGGCGTACGACCTGCTGGCCGAGGGTTTCGGCCCCGGCTTCAACGGGCCACTGGTGGTGGTGGTCGACGCCACCGCCGCGCCGGGTGGCAACGCGCGGGCGGCGGCCGAGGCGGCCCGCCCGGTGCTGGCCGGCACGGCCGGTGTCGCCACGGTCGTGCCGCCCGTACCGACCGCGGACGACCGGGTCGCCACGATGATCGTCATGCCGGACGCCAAGCCGCAGGACGCCCATACCCAGCAACTGGTGGACCGGTTGCGCACCGACGTGCTGCCCGGGCTGGGCGGCCCGGGGGTGAGCTTCCTGGTCGGCGGGACCACTGCGGCGACGGTGGACTTCTCGACCGCCGTGGCCGACCGGCTGCCGCTGTTCGTGCTGGTCGTGGTGGGACTCTCCACCCTGCTGCTGGTCCTGGTGTTCCGCTCGCTGCTGATCCCGCTCAAGGCCGCGCTGCTCAACCTGCTCAGCGTCGCCGCGTCGCTGGGCGCGATCACGCTGGTGTTCCAACACGGCGTGCTCGCCGACGCGCTCGGCGTCCAGCCGGGCCCGGTCGAGGCGTTCGTGCCGGTGCTGATCTTCGCGATCGCGTTCGGGTTGTCGATGGACTACGAGATCTTCCTGCTCGCCCGGATGCACGAGCACTGGGAGCAGCACCAGGACGCCCCGGCCGCGGTCCGCCACGGTATGGCGACCACCGGCCGGATCATCACCGCCGCCGCGGCGATCATGGTGGTGGTGTTCGGCTCGTTCCTGTTCGACCCGGGCCGGATGCTCAAGCAGTTCGGCCTCGGGCTGGCCGTGGCGGTGCTGGTCGACGCGCTGGTCATCCGGTGCCTGATCGTGCCGGCCGTGATGCAGCTGTTCGGCCGGCGCGCCTGGTGGCTGCCCGCCTGGCTGGCCCGGCGGCTGCCCCGGCTCGCCCTCGAACACCGCTGA
- a CDS encoding class F sortase — protein MPGGADVWWRGPGAAVAAVGLLGTAGLGLIASGLTAAPTRPPRPDAAEAPVTPRPAPTLPPLPRADPVRVEVPAIGVRAEVVPVAADAAGVLEVPPLDRPGLTGWYSLGVSPGETGNAVIVGHVDAPTGPAVFFDLGRLRRGDEVRVTRADAGVATFTVDGVAAYPKDRFPAELVYGPNPAAGLRLVTCGGRFDERSGNYVDNVVVFATRTG, from the coding sequence GTGCCCGGAGGTGCTGACGTGTGGTGGCGCGGGCCGGGTGCGGCCGTCGCGGCGGTGGGGCTGCTCGGCACGGCCGGGCTCGGGCTGATCGCGTCCGGGCTGACCGCCGCGCCGACCCGACCACCACGGCCGGACGCCGCCGAGGCGCCGGTCACCCCCCGGCCCGCGCCCACCCTGCCGCCGCTGCCCCGCGCCGACCCCGTCCGGGTCGAGGTCCCGGCCATCGGCGTACGCGCGGAGGTGGTGCCCGTCGCGGCCGACGCGGCCGGGGTCCTGGAGGTGCCGCCCCTGGACCGGCCCGGCCTGACCGGCTGGTACTCCCTCGGCGTCAGCCCCGGCGAGACCGGCAACGCGGTGATCGTCGGGCACGTGGACGCCCCCACCGGCCCGGCCGTCTTCTTCGACCTGGGCCGGCTGCGCCGCGGCGACGAGGTTCGGGTCACCCGCGCCGACGCCGGCGTGGCGACGTTCACCGTGGACGGTGTGGCGGCGTACCCGAAGGACCGGTTCCCCGCCGAACTCGTCTACGGCCCGAACCCGGCCGCCGGCCTGCGCCTGGTCACCTGCGGCGGCCGGTTCGACGAGCGCAGCGGTAACTACGTCGACAACGTCGTCGTCTTCGCCACCCGGACGGGTTGA
- a CDS encoding MBL fold metallo-hydrolase produces MARSAAIPLAPGVWRIPTVGRAFINSYALADDDGSVTLVDCGVKRAPARIVRGLAAIGRTPADVTRIVLTHAHPDHAGGAAEVARRTGAPVAVHAADAGYAEAGQAPPRDPAVTGARLFARLPGGRFPAVGVAQQLADGDVLPVGGGLRVVHTPGHSPGHVSLLHEPTRVLITGDALFNVAGVRWPVKLFCTDFRMTQRTAHVLGELDYDVAAFTHGPEITDNARERVRAFLTRLR; encoded by the coding sequence ATGGCGCGATCTGCCGCGATTCCGCTCGCCCCGGGGGTCTGGCGCATCCCCACCGTCGGCCGCGCGTTCATCAACTCCTACGCCCTGGCCGACGACGACGGCAGCGTCACGCTCGTCGACTGTGGGGTGAAGCGGGCGCCGGCCCGGATCGTGCGCGGGTTGGCCGCGATCGGCCGGACACCGGCCGACGTCACCCGGATCGTGCTGACCCACGCCCACCCCGACCACGCCGGCGGGGCCGCCGAGGTGGCTCGCCGCACCGGCGCCCCGGTCGCCGTGCACGCCGCCGACGCGGGCTACGCCGAGGCGGGCCAGGCCCCGCCCCGGGACCCGGCGGTCACCGGGGCGCGGCTCTTCGCCCGGCTCCCCGGCGGCCGCTTCCCGGCCGTCGGCGTGGCGCAGCAACTCGCCGACGGCGACGTGCTGCCGGTCGGCGGCGGCCTGCGGGTGGTGCACACCCCCGGCCACTCGCCGGGGCACGTCTCGCTGCTGCACGAGCCGACCCGGGTGCTGATCACCGGCGACGCGCTGTTCAACGTCGCCGGCGTCCGCTGGCCGGTCAAGCTCTTCTGCACCGACTTCCGGATGACCCAGCGGACCGCGCACGTGCTCGGCGAGCTCGACTACGACGTGGCCGCCTTCACCCACGGCCCGGAGATCACCGACAACGCCCGCGAACGCGTCCGCGCCTTCCTCACCCGGCTCCGCTGA
- a CDS encoding magnesium and cobalt transport protein CorA → MEQQPVRPRVRLTKLVTRLLGRPAPAAVPAPRRRINPDAVVDCAVYVNGRREPGRPHYADAYAGARRGRNAFVWLGLHDPGAAVMAAVGRTFGLDEFAVAQALADGHRPTVQRHGDVTLLVLRTAGYVGQHELTDTSEVIDTGDVMVFLGDRFVITVRHGASGALTPVREEIQGRPAVLAEGPWAVAYAVCSRMVDLYLEVAGHVERDLERAEEHVFARDRSADIQQLYQLKREVVEFKRAVLPLQAPLRSLLLEPRPDGLPRGLHRWFADVDGRLARAVDRVAAYDDLLTSIVQSRLTQLTVEQNNDMRKIAAWAAIAATQTGIAGIYGMNFTNMPELGWRYGYFAALGLMAAVAFILHRLFRRSGWL, encoded by the coding sequence GTGGAGCAGCAACCCGTACGGCCCCGGGTGCGGCTGACGAAACTGGTCACCCGGCTGCTCGGCCGGCCCGCCCCCGCGGCCGTCCCGGCACCCCGCCGGCGGATCAACCCGGACGCGGTGGTGGACTGCGCGGTCTACGTCAACGGCCGCCGCGAACCGGGCCGACCGCACTACGCCGACGCGTACGCCGGGGCCCGGCGCGGCCGTAACGCCTTCGTCTGGCTCGGCCTGCACGACCCCGGCGCGGCGGTGATGGCGGCCGTCGGCCGCACGTTCGGCCTGGACGAGTTCGCCGTCGCCCAGGCGCTCGCCGACGGTCACCGGCCCACCGTGCAGCGGCACGGCGACGTCACCCTGCTGGTGCTGCGCACCGCCGGCTACGTCGGGCAGCACGAGCTGACCGACACCTCCGAGGTGATCGACACCGGCGACGTCATGGTCTTCCTCGGCGACCGGTTCGTCATCACCGTCCGGCACGGCGCCTCCGGTGCGCTGACCCCGGTACGCGAGGAGATCCAGGGCCGGCCGGCGGTGCTGGCCGAGGGGCCGTGGGCGGTGGCGTACGCGGTCTGCTCGCGCATGGTGGACCTCTACCTGGAGGTGGCCGGGCACGTCGAGCGGGACCTGGAGCGGGCCGAGGAGCACGTCTTCGCCCGGGACCGGTCCGCCGATATCCAGCAGCTCTACCAGCTCAAGCGGGAGGTGGTGGAGTTCAAGCGGGCGGTGCTGCCGTTGCAGGCGCCGCTGCGCTCGCTGCTGCTGGAACCGCGGCCGGACGGCCTGCCGCGCGGGCTGCACCGGTGGTTCGCCGACGTGGACGGCCGGCTGGCCCGGGCCGTGGACCGGGTCGCCGCCTACGACGACCTGCTCACCTCGATCGTGCAGTCCCGGCTGACCCAGTTGACCGTGGAGCAGAACAACGACATGCGCAAGATCGCGGCGTGGGCCGCCATCGCCGCCACCCAGACCGGCATCGCCGGCATCTACGGCATGAACTTCACCAACATGCCGGAGCTGGGCTGGCGCTACGGCTATTTCGCGGCACTCGGTCTGATGGCGGCGGTCGCGTTCATCCTGCACCGCCTGTTCCGCCGCTCCGGCTGGCTCTGA
- a CDS encoding mycothiol-dependent nitroreductase Rv2466c family protein encodes MTTTADMWFDPRCPWAWNASRWLLEVEQVRAVSVRFHVMSLSVLNEGRDGLEEWYQEWLKPGMGPVRVAIAAEQKYGNEVLRDLYTALGHRIHHERAPIGPELYRAALAEVGLAVDLADAAESTDHDEALLASHHAGLAPVGEDLGTPTIHVTADGRRTAFFGPVVAPIPRGEAAGRLWDGVLACADTDGFFELKRARTRPPIER; translated from the coding sequence ATGACGACGACCGCCGACATGTGGTTCGACCCGCGCTGCCCGTGGGCCTGGAACGCCTCCCGCTGGCTGCTGGAGGTGGAGCAGGTCCGGGCGGTCAGCGTCCGGTTCCACGTGATGAGCCTGTCCGTGCTCAACGAGGGCCGCGACGGGCTGGAGGAGTGGTACCAGGAGTGGCTCAAGCCGGGGATGGGCCCGGTGCGGGTGGCCATCGCCGCCGAGCAGAAGTACGGCAACGAGGTGCTGCGCGACCTCTACACGGCGCTCGGCCACCGGATCCACCACGAGCGCGCGCCGATCGGGCCGGAGCTGTACCGGGCGGCGCTGGCGGAGGTGGGACTGGCCGTCGACCTCGCCGACGCGGCGGAGTCCACCGACCACGACGAGGCGCTGCTGGCCAGCCACCACGCCGGCCTGGCGCCGGTCGGTGAGGACCTCGGCACGCCGACCATCCACGTCACCGCTGACGGCCGGCGGACCGCCTTCTTCGGCCCGGTGGTCGCCCCGATCCCGCGGGGTGAGGCGGCCGGCCGGCTCTGGGACGGGGTGCTCGCGTGCGCCGACACCGACGGGTTCTTCGAACTCAAGCGGGCCCGTACCCGCCCGCCGATCGAGCGCTGA
- a CDS encoding sensor histidine kinase: MTRRDQLVDAGVTVSVLAASLLVLVLDGIGTPSPDATALDATGVALVAAACLPLLVRRRAPLVAYLGTAVGTAALLVLRYPLDFPFSCAVAIYTLAAVYGGDPRRGRRWAARLAVGAFVPVAAGAYAAAGFRGHGVVSGIGAWALTFAGAWLAGELSRVRRERIDELEERAARAAREIERERRLAVAEERTRIARELHDSAGHAVNVILVQAGAARLTHDRDPQRSLRAIATVEEVARSTIVEMERLVRALRDDDAEPVPADPGALEELLDRHRVDGLRIDAELNGPDRALPRSVSWAAYRILQESLTNAARHGCGTARVAVDFRADAVEIAVSNPAPATPAGVRGRRHGIVGMRERATMLGGTLETAAEQGEFRLRARLPYDGVGR; the protein is encoded by the coding sequence GTGACCCGTCGTGACCAGTTGGTGGACGCCGGCGTGACGGTGTCCGTGCTCGCCGCGTCGCTGCTGGTGCTCGTCCTCGACGGGATCGGCACGCCGTCGCCGGACGCGACCGCCCTGGACGCCACCGGCGTGGCGCTGGTCGCCGCGGCCTGTCTGCCGCTGCTGGTCCGGCGCCGGGCGCCCCTGGTGGCGTACCTCGGCACCGCCGTCGGCACCGCCGCCCTGCTCGTGCTGCGCTACCCGCTGGACTTTCCGTTCAGCTGCGCCGTCGCGATCTACACCCTGGCCGCGGTGTACGGCGGCGACCCGCGGCGCGGCCGGCGCTGGGCGGCCCGGCTGGCCGTCGGGGCGTTCGTCCCGGTGGCCGCCGGGGCGTACGCCGCGGCCGGCTTCCGCGGCCACGGGGTGGTCTCCGGGATCGGCGCCTGGGCGCTGACGTTCGCGGGCGCCTGGCTGGCCGGCGAGCTGTCCCGGGTACGCCGGGAGCGGATCGACGAGCTGGAGGAGCGGGCCGCCCGCGCCGCCCGGGAGATCGAACGCGAGCGCCGGCTGGCGGTGGCCGAGGAGCGCACCCGCATCGCCCGGGAGTTGCACGACTCCGCCGGCCACGCGGTCAACGTGATCCTGGTGCAGGCCGGCGCGGCCCGGCTGACGCACGACCGGGACCCGCAGCGGTCGCTGCGCGCCATCGCCACCGTGGAGGAGGTGGCCCGGAGCACCATCGTCGAGATGGAGCGACTGGTACGGGCACTGCGCGACGACGACGCCGAACCCGTACCGGCCGACCCGGGGGCGCTGGAGGAGTTGCTGGACCGGCACCGGGTCGACGGGCTGCGCATCGACGCCGAGCTGAACGGCCCGGACCGGGCGTTGCCCCGCAGCGTCTCCTGGGCTGCCTACCGGATCCTGCAGGAGTCGCTGACCAACGCCGCCCGGCACGGCTGCGGCACGGCGCGGGTCGCCGTGGACTTCCGCGCCGACGCGGTGGAGATCGCGGTGAGCAACCCCGCCCCGGCGACGCCCGCCGGCGTGCGGGGGCGGCGGCACGGCATCGTGGGCATGCGGGAGCGGGCGACCATGCTGGGCGGAACCCTGGAGACCGCGGCCGAGCAGGGCGAGTTCCGGCTGCGGGCCCGTCTGCCGTACGACGGGGTCGGCCGATGA
- a CDS encoding NAD(P)-dependent oxidoreductase — MSVPARRPVTVLGLGAMGRALAGALVAAGHPTTVWNRTPGRAAALTAAGATEAGTAAEAVAAGDLVVVCLLDDEVTRQVLALVAPVLAGRTLVNLTNGTPEQARRLAEWATSHGADHLDGGIMAVPAMIGQPGALILYSGPEDVFRAGRETLAAFGAAHWLGADPGAAALHDLALLAAMYGMFGGYLHAVAMIRAAGVPATGFTPLATDWLTAMLGALPALARGVDSGDHAADGSAVGMQAAAFGNLLAASREGGVSTSLLEPVRRLLDDAVRAGHGADGLSALVDLLRQS, encoded by the coding sequence GTGAGCGTCCCGGCACGTCGACCGGTGACCGTGCTCGGGCTCGGCGCGATGGGCCGGGCGTTGGCCGGCGCGCTGGTCGCCGCCGGCCACCCGACCACTGTGTGGAACCGGACCCCGGGCCGGGCGGCGGCGCTGACCGCGGCCGGCGCCACCGAGGCGGGTACGGCCGCCGAGGCGGTCGCCGCCGGCGACCTCGTGGTGGTCTGCCTGCTCGACGATGAGGTCACCCGGCAGGTGCTCGCGCTGGTGGCCCCGGTGCTCGCCGGCCGCACCCTGGTCAACCTCACCAACGGCACGCCGGAGCAGGCGCGGCGGCTGGCCGAGTGGGCGACCTCGCACGGTGCGGACCACCTCGACGGCGGGATCATGGCGGTGCCGGCCATGATCGGGCAGCCCGGCGCGCTGATCCTCTACAGCGGCCCGGAGGACGTCTTCCGGGCCGGCCGGGAGACGCTGGCCGCGTTCGGCGCGGCCCACTGGCTCGGCGCCGACCCCGGCGCGGCCGCCCTGCACGACCTGGCCCTGCTCGCCGCCATGTACGGGATGTTCGGCGGCTACCTGCACGCGGTCGCGATGATCCGCGCGGCGGGCGTGCCGGCCACCGGGTTCACCCCGTTGGCGACCGACTGGCTGACCGCGATGCTGGGCGCGCTGCCGGCGCTGGCCCGGGGCGTCGACTCGGGCGACCACGCCGCCGACGGATCCGCCGTGGGCATGCAGGCCGCGGCGTTCGGCAACCTGCTGGCGGCGAGCCGCGAGGGCGGCGTCAGCACCTCGCTCCTGGAGCCGGTACGCCGGCTGCTCGACGACGCGGTGCGCGCGGGGCACGGCGCGGACGGCCTCTCCGCGCTGGTGGACCTGCTCCGGCAGAGCTGA
- a CDS encoding response regulator produces the protein MSALRLLLVDDDDLMRAGLRAVLSVDDRIEVVGEAADGRQAVERSRALDPDVVLMDVRMPRLDGVSATREIVAAGGRARVLVLTTFEDEDYVFGALRAGASGFVLKRTRPEQLIAGIHTVAGGEALLSPAVTRTVISRMVDHDEPVDPALRRRLAELTPRERDVLERVARGLSNTEIAAELVIEESTVKTHVKRILAKLGLRDRVQAVVLCYETGIVRPGRRGPG, from the coding sequence ATGAGTGCGCTGCGGCTGCTGCTGGTCGACGACGACGACCTGATGCGCGCCGGCCTGCGCGCGGTGCTGTCGGTCGACGACCGCATCGAGGTGGTCGGCGAGGCCGCCGACGGGCGGCAGGCGGTCGAGCGCAGCCGGGCGCTCGACCCGGACGTGGTGCTGATGGACGTGCGGATGCCCCGGCTGGACGGGGTGAGCGCGACCCGGGAGATCGTGGCCGCGGGCGGCCGGGCCCGGGTGCTGGTGCTGACCACCTTCGAGGACGAGGACTACGTCTTCGGCGCGCTGCGTGCCGGGGCGTCCGGGTTCGTGCTCAAACGCACCCGGCCGGAGCAGCTGATCGCCGGGATCCACACCGTGGCCGGCGGCGAGGCGCTGCTCTCCCCCGCGGTGACCCGTACGGTGATCAGCCGGATGGTCGACCACGACGAGCCGGTCGATCCGGCGCTGCGCCGGCGGCTGGCGGAGCTGACCCCGCGCGAGCGGGACGTGCTGGAACGAGTGGCCCGAGGGCTGTCCAACACCGAGATCGCCGCCGAGCTGGTGATCGAGGAGTCGACCGTGAAGACCCACGTCAAGCGGATCCTGGCCAAGCTGGGGCTGCGCGACCGGGTGCAGGCCGTGGTGCTCTGCTACGAGACCGGGATCGTCCGCCCGGGGCGGCGGGGTCCCGGCTGA
- a CDS encoding SGNH/GDSL hydrolase family protein, whose product MWRRYVAIGDSTTEGLDDPDGGGGYRGWADRFALAVARAQGGLEYANLAIRGRTAARIRAEQLPVALDLAPDLATVVAGMNDVLRPSFDAARVAADVEAMQHALVGQGATVLTFTLPDPVPVMPVARPLRGRVLALNAALRAATARTGATLLDLGAHPVASDPRLWSDDRLHANSAGHERIAAALAHTVGLPGADDGWSLPLAAAPRRHRHEVVRAELAWARRHLLPWLGRHLRGRSSGDDRVAKRPVPLPVDLP is encoded by the coding sequence ATGTGGCGGCGGTACGTGGCGATCGGCGACAGCACCACCGAAGGGCTCGACGACCCCGACGGCGGCGGTGGCTACCGGGGCTGGGCGGACCGGTTCGCCCTCGCGGTGGCCCGCGCCCAGGGCGGGCTGGAGTACGCGAACCTGGCCATCCGGGGCCGAACCGCCGCCCGGATCCGGGCCGAGCAGCTGCCGGTCGCGCTCGATCTGGCGCCGGACCTGGCCACCGTGGTGGCCGGCATGAACGACGTGCTGCGCCCGTCCTTCGACGCCGCCCGGGTGGCCGCCGACGTCGAGGCGATGCAGCACGCCCTGGTCGGGCAGGGGGCGACCGTGCTGACCTTCACGCTGCCCGACCCGGTGCCGGTGATGCCGGTGGCCCGCCCGCTGCGCGGTCGGGTGCTCGCGCTCAACGCGGCGCTGCGCGCGGCCACCGCGCGTACCGGGGCAACTCTGCTGGACCTCGGCGCCCACCCGGTCGCCTCGGACCCCCGGCTGTGGAGCGACGACCGGTTGCACGCCAACAGCGCCGGGCACGAGCGGATCGCCGCGGCGCTGGCGCACACCGTCGGCCTGCCCGGCGCCGACGACGGCTGGTCGCTGCCGCTGGCCGCCGCGCCGCGCCGGCACCGCCACGAGGTGGTCCGCGCCGAGCTGGCGTGGGCCCGCCGGCACCTGCTGCCCTGGCTGGGCCGGCACCTGCGCGGCCGGTCCTCCGGTGACGACCGGGTCGCCAAGCGCCCGGTGCCGTTGCCCGTCGACCTCCCCTGA